The Streptomyces sp. NBC_00483 genome contains the following window.
CTGGGCCGCCTGGATCGGCAAGAAGATCTTCGTGCCGGTGCCGCAGGACATGGTCGAGGCCGCCGACGAGGCGAAGGCCGCGCTCGCCGATGAGCAGCGCAAGGACGGCATCACGCCCCGCGAGGACCCGGTTCCGCTCGGCATCGTCTTCACGATCATCGCCATCCCGCTGGTGCTGATCCTCGCCGCCACCTTCTCCTCGATCGCCATGGACCCGTCCACGGCCCGCTCGGTCATCGAGTTCTTCGGCAGCCCGTTCGTGGCGCTCACCCTCGCGCTGTTCGCCGCGTACTACCTGCTCGGCCTGCGCCGCGGCTGGTCCCGCAAGTCCCTGGAGACGGTGTCCACCGCGTCCCTGAAGCCGGTCGCCAACATCCTGCTCGTCGTCGGCGCCGGCGGCGTCTTCGGCGCGGTCCTTCAGGCCAGCGGCATCGCGCAGGCGCTGTCCGACACGTTCAGCAGCATCGGTCTGCCGATCATGGTCCTGGCGTACCTGATCTCGCTGGTGCTGCGCGTCGCGCAGGGTTCGGCGACGGTCGCCATCGTCACCACGGCCGGCATCGTGGGCCCGCTGCTCCAGGCCGGCGACTACTCGCAGCCGTACACGGCCCTCGTCATCATGGCGATCTCGGCGGGCTCCATCTTCGCCTCGCACGTCAACGACGGCGGCTTCTGGATGGTCTCCAAGTACTTCGGGATCTCCGAGCGGGACACCCTGCGCTCGTGGACGGTCCTGGAGTCGGTCCTCTCGATCGCCGGGTTCGTGGTGGCCCTGTTGATCAGCTTCTTCGTCTAGCGTTTCCGTCGTGCAGCTGTGCCGCACCCACCCCTGGGGGAGGTGCGGCACAGGCTTGTCCGCCATACTTCCGCCCGTGGAGCAGCGTATGGAGAACGAGAAGGTCACGCCCGTCACCGGTGCCGGCTTCGACCCGGCGCACATCCCTGGCCTGACGGCTCCCGCACGGCAGCCGGACGACGAGGTCACGGATGCCGATCAGACGCCGGAGGAGGTGACGACGACGCAGCCCGAAGCGCGGCCCGAGGAGCCCGAAGAGCCGGAAGCGGAAGCGGAAACGGAGACGGAAGCGGAAGCCGACGACTCCGCGGAGCCCGACGACACGGCGGATGCCGAAGAGGACGCCGCGGAGCCCGACGCCGACGCCCCCGTCATGGACGCCAAGGACCGCCGCGGCTCCATCACCGTCGACGCGACCGGCGTCCGTTTCACGCTCGACGACCAGGAGGCCGACTTCACCTGGTCCGAGATCAGCGCGGTCGAGTACGGCACCGTCCGCAAGCGCCTCACGGTGACCGTCCACATGGCCAACAGCCGCTGGTTCCCGAACGACGTCGAGGCCCCCGACAAGACCCGTCTGGCCGAGTGGACGGACCAGCTGGACAAGGCCCTGGACACGTACTTCGAGGACTAGTCGGGCAGTTGGTGGTGACGCCCCTCTTGCCAGAGCGGTGACTTTGCGCACCCTTGGTGTTCATGGCCGACACCACGGGCACCCCAGGAACCGGCGTCACCACCTCCTCCGACTCGCACCCCCGAAAGTCCAGCTGGAAATACATCGGCCCCGGCATCGTCGTCG
Protein-coding sequences here:
- a CDS encoding GntP family permease, whose translation is MSPYAPLASAAADQPEHTGGLLLLIPGTAGLLTVAVLGIVLLLFLIIKARLQPFVALLTVSIAVGLAAGLSVTELFGTVQKSDVTSVIEDGMGGTLGHIAIIIGLGTMLGAILEVSGGAEVLASRLIHLFGEKRAPVAMGLTGLIFGIPVFFDVGIFVLAPIVYAAAKRGGKSILLYCLPLLAGLSMTHAFLPPHPGPVAAAGLLHVDLGWVILMGIVCGIPAVLAAWAWAAWIGKKIFVPVPQDMVEAADEAKAALADEQRKDGITPREDPVPLGIVFTIIAIPLVLILAATFSSIAMDPSTARSVIEFFGSPFVALTLALFAAYYLLGLRRGWSRKSLETVSTASLKPVANILLVVGAGGVFGAVLQASGIAQALSDTFSSIGLPIMVLAYLISLVLRVAQGSATVAIVTTAGIVGPLLQAGDYSQPYTALVIMAISAGSIFASHVNDGGFWMVSKYFGISERDTLRSWTVLESVLSIAGFVVALLISFFV